The genomic interval ATGCGAGATGCGCACATCGCATCGCATACCTCCCAGGTTGGGGAGCCCCGCGCCGGCCCGTGGGTTTCCGGCCAGGAGTGTAGGAATCCTCGTGTCCATTCGTGAAGCGGCCCCCCGTGCCTGGGTGAACAGTCCTTGTCTGGGGAGGTGTGGGGAGTGTCCGCTCCCGGTGGGAGGTGTCCGCCCGCTGTTCGTCAGTGGGCGAGAGGCCCGCCTGCCTGGAGCCTCGGCTGCCTGGGTGCATCGGCGCCTCGCCGCGCGACGAGGGCGGACCTGGACCCGCCGATGCGCCGATTCGCCCTGAAGCGGCGCTCTCCCGGGCGGGGCGGCGACCTCTTAGTTCTTCCCCATGAGCAATTTCCTCGAGAAGGACGTGGTGATTGTCGGAGGAGGCCCCGCGGGCTTGAGCGCCGCGCTGATACTGGGGCGTGGGCGCAAGCGCGTGATGCTGTGCGACGCGGGCACTCCGCGCAACGCGAGGGCGGAGCACATGCAGGGCTTCGTCACTCGCGACGGCCTGCCGCCCTCGGAGTTCCGCGCCATCGGCCGCGAGCAGCTGCGTCCCTACGACGTCGACCTGCGCGACGTGCGTGTCTCGAGCATCGAGCGCGTGGGCGCGCGCTTCCACGTGACGCTGGAGGACGGCGTGAAGGTGGAGGCGCGCCGGGTGCTGCTGGCCACGGGCCTGGTGGATGAGATTCCCTCGGTGCCGGGCTGCCGGGAACTCTGGGGCCACGCGGTCTTCCAGTGTCCCTACTGCCACGGGTGGGAAGTCCGGGACAGGGCCTGGGGCGTGCTCGCCAACGCGGACGCGAACCTCTATGTCGACTTCGCGCTCTTCCTGAAGGGCTGGTCCTCCGACATCACGCTCTACACCCAGGCGGGCTTCCAGCTGTCGGCGGAGCAGCGTGAGCGCCTGTCGCGCGCGGAGGTGCGCATCGTGGAAGGCCAGGTCCGGCGCCTGGTGCTCTCGTCGGATGGCCAGGCGTTGCAGGCCGTGGAGCTGGAGGACGGGACGCAGGTGCCGCAGGACGTGCTGGTGGTGCATCCCCCGCAGCGGCAGGTGCCGCTGGTGAATGCGCTGGGGCTCGCGTTGGACGAGCTGGGTTTCGTGAAGGTGGATGCGACCCTGGAGACCTCCATCCCCGGCATCTACGCGGCAGGAGACCTCACCACGCGTCTGCAGGGTGCGCTGTTGTCCGCGGCGGCGGGAGCGCAGGCCGCCTACCGGATGAACCACCTGCTCAACATGGAGGCCGTGGGAGCGGGCCACACGAAGTGACGCGAGGTTGAGCCCGGCCCCATCGCCCGCTACGAAGGCCCCACCATGCCGCCCGTCACACACCCACCCCACCTCCATGGAGAGTCCACGCTGCGGCGGGACTTCGAGGAGAAGCGGCGGCTCACCTGGATAGGCCCGCTGGCGCACGGCTCGCTGCGAGTCCCCAGGCACTCGGTGGTGCACGCCTACGCCGCGGTGGTGCTGGTGCTACGGGGCGAGTCCCACGTGCGGCACGCGGGAGAGCTGGTGCTGCGCGCGGGAGACGTGCACCTCATCCCACCGGGGGATGCGCATGGGCGAGAGCACTCGGATGCGCAGGCCCTGGGGCTGGGCTTCTACCTGGAGGCGCTGTCGGACGACCCGGAGGAGCGCGAGGCCCGTCTGCGCCCCCTGCTGCGGGTCCGGGGCGGCTGTCACCCGGTGCTCCGTCCGACGCTCCCACAGCGCCGGCGCCTGCTGCGCTGGATGCGGCTGATGGAGGAGGAACAGGCGCGCGCGGAGCGAGGCAGTGAAGAGGCGAGCCTGGCCCTGCTCCGCCTCGTCCT from Myxococcus stipitatus carries:
- a CDS encoding NAD(P)/FAD-dependent oxidoreductase, yielding MSNFLEKDVVIVGGGPAGLSAALILGRGRKRVMLCDAGTPRNARAEHMQGFVTRDGLPPSEFRAIGREQLRPYDVDLRDVRVSSIERVGARFHVTLEDGVKVEARRVLLATGLVDEIPSVPGCRELWGHAVFQCPYCHGWEVRDRAWGVLANADANLYVDFALFLKGWSSDITLYTQAGFQLSAEQRERLSRAEVRIVEGQVRRLVLSSDGQALQAVELEDGTQVPQDVLVVHPPQRQVPLVNALGLALDELGFVKVDATLETSIPGIYAAGDLTTRLQGALLSAAAGAQAAYRMNHLLNMEAVGAGHTK
- a CDS encoding AraC family transcriptional regulator; protein product: MPPVTHPPHLHGESTLRRDFEEKRRLTWIGPLAHGSLRVPRHSVVHAYAAVVLVLRGESHVRHAGELVLRAGDVHLIPPGDAHGREHSDAQALGLGFYLEALSDDPEEREARLRPLLRVRGGCHPVLRPTLPQRRRLLRWMRLMEEEQARAERGSEEASLALLRLVLIELERMSSPEAVVEPASVGLSRRALTYIETHCLEPLSLAKVARELGRSAPHVAQVVRQETGRSVGEWILECRMAEARSRLRHTDERVDIVAERVGYADVTHFIRLFRRVHGVTPAAWRRRMEAGVR